Proteins encoded together in one Felis catus isolate Fca126 chromosome B3, F.catus_Fca126_mat1.0, whole genome shotgun sequence window:
- the LOC101099470 gene encoding olfactory receptor 4F3/4F16/4F29-like, with the protein MDRANHSVVSEFVFLGLTDSWEIQLLLFVFSSMVYVASMMGNSLIMLTVISDPHLHSPMYFLLVNLSFIDLGISSVISPKMIYDLFRKHKVISFGGCIAQIFFIHVIGGVEMVLLIAMAFDRYVAICKPLHYLTIMNRKMCILLTVAAWVIGLTHSVIQLVFVITLPFCGPNVLDSFYCDFPRFIRLACTDTYRLEFMVIANSGFISLGSFFILIVSYICILITVWKHSSAGTSKALSTLSTHVMVVILFFGPCIFVYIWPHPTSHLDKYLVVFDAVLTPFFNSVVYTFRNKEMKVAMRKVCSQFIIYRRIS; encoded by the coding sequence ATGGATAGAGCAAATCACTCTGTGGTGTCAGAGTTTGTGTTCCTGGGACTCACCGATTCCTGGGAGATCCAACTTCTCCTCTTTGTGTTCTCCTCTATGGTTTATGTGGCAAGCATGATGGGAAACTCCCTCATCATGCTCACTGTGATTTCTGACCCTCACTTACACTCCCCCATGTACTTTCTGTTGGTCAACCTGTCCTTCATTGACCTGGGAATTTCTTCTGTCATTTCTCCGAAGATGATTTATGACCTTTTCAGAAAGCATAAAGTCATCTCATTTGGTGGCTGCATCGCTCAAATCTTCTTCATCCACGTCATTGGTGGCGTGGAGATGGTGCTGCTCATCGCTATGGCCTTTGACAGATATGTTGCCATATGCAAGCCTCTGCACTACTTGACTATTATGAAccgaaaaatgtgtattttgcttaCAGTTGCTGCCTGGGTAATTGGCTTGACCCACTCTGTGATTCAACTGGTTTTTGTAATAACATTGCCATTCTGTGGCCCTAATGTGTTAGACAGCTTTTATTGTGACTTTCCTCGGTTCATCAGACTTGCCTGCACAGACACCTACCGTCTAGAGTTCATGGTCATAGCCAACAGTGGGTTCATATCTCTGGGATCATTCTTCATATTGATTGTCTCCTACATTTGTATCCTGATCACTGTTTGGAAACACTCTTCAGCAGGCACATCTAAGGCCCTCTCCACTTTGTCAACTCATGTCATGGTGGTGATTTTGTTCTTTGGCCCTTGCATCTTCGTTTATATCTGGCCTCACCCCACCTCACACCTGGACAAATATCTTGTTGTCTTTGATGCAGTTCTCACTCCTTTTTTTAACTCAGTCGTCTATACATTCAGGAACAAAGAGATGAAAGTGGCAATGAGGAAAGTGTGTAGTCAGTTTATTATTTATAGAAGGATTTCTTAA